In Mucilaginibacter sp. KACC 22063, the genomic stretch ACCTCATGGTAGCTATCGGCATGTTTATGATAGCACTTACCCTGTATGCATGCTTTTTATGGTGGCGTGGCAAACTATTTAATAAAAGGTGGCTGATGTACATCTTCGCTTTTTCGGTATTGCTGCCGCAGCTGGCTAACCAGGTAGGCTGGTACACAGCCGAAGTTGGCCGCCAGCCCTGGGTAGTGTATGGGCTGCTCCGCACATCGCATGCGCTCTCACAAGCTGTAAAGGCAGAAGCCGTTGTGTTTTCGCTTATCCTTTTCACATTTGTTTATATCATCTTGTTCAGCTTGTTTATTTACCTGCTTAACAAGAAAATTAAACATGGGCCGTTCGACGAAGAGAACCTTGACCATAGTCCGCGTCATATAGAAATGGCAGATTCATTATCATAAACAGTAATACACATGGCAACATTTTTAGGTATCGATTATCAAACATGGTGGTTCCTGCTAATTGGAGCAGTGTTTACAGGCTATATAATTTTAGATGGATTTGACTTGGGCGCCGGTGCACTGCACCTGTTTTTTAACAAGGAGGATAGCCGGCGTATTGCGCTTAATGCAATTGGCCCGGTTTGGGACGGCAATGAAGTTTGGATAGTGATAGGCGGCGGTTCGTTATTTGCTGGTTTCCCGGAGGTTTACGCTTCGCTGCTATCTGCGTTTTATGTGCCTTTTATGCTTTTTCTTACCGGCATAATATTCAGGGCCATATCTATTGAATTTAGGAGCAAGGAACCAATGAAATGGTGGCGCAGAATGTGGGATATCTGTTATGCCTGCTCAAGCTCGCTGATTGCCTTTTTATTAGGGGTAATATTGGGCAATGTAATACAAGGGATAAACATGGGGGCCGACCATGTATTCCGTGGCAATGTGCTTGATTTTGTTAACCCATATTCTATACTGATGGGGATCACTACTCTGGCTTTAATGATGATGCACGGTGCTATTTACCTGGTAATGAAAACAGAGAACAGACTGTATACCAAGCTTACCATTATGGTGCGGGATACCACCATCTTTTTTGTGATTATGATACTGCTAACCTCTTTTTACACACTGCTTTACCTGCCGCACATGGCTATCACCATGCGCAGGTACCCTGTAATGTTTGTTATCCCGGTAATGATGGTATTAGCTATAGCTAACGTAACCCGGCAAATCACCAAGCGTAAATATTTGTTTGCCTTTATATCTTCGGCGGTAACCATCAGCCTGTTAATGGTGTTGGTAGCCATAGAACTTTACCCTAACATGCTGCTTTCAAAAGTAAATCCGGCTTATCACCTTACTGTTTACAACGCATCCTCATCGGAAAAGACGTTGGGCATTATGCTGATCTTTGCAGCCATAGGCGTACCGTTGGTTGTAGGCTATACCACTTTTGTATTTTTCACCTTTAAGGGAAAAGTAAAGCTGGATGAAATGAGTTATTAGATTTGAAGATAAGAGCTCAGAGACGAGAAGCCAGAGGTCAGATATAAAAACTTTATAATAGAAGCAGACACCGTCTTGGCGAAGAGTGTTAGCGACGAATAAATCCCCTGCTTTAAAAGTAATTAGCTTAAATTTTCATTGCATTTAGAGAGCAGCAAGGGGTTACTGCTCCTTCAAAAACGCCATCAGCTTTTCCATGGCTTTTGCACGGTGGCTAATGCGGTTCTTTTCTTCCATAGTCATTTCGGCAAAGGTAACGTCATATCCTTCTGGCTGGAAGATGGGGTCATACCCAAAACCTTCTGATCCTGACAGTTCATTTCGGATAGTGCCTTCAACCGTACCTTCAAAAAAGTGCTCCTCACCATTCCATATCAATGAAATCACAGTGATGAAACGTGCCCTGC encodes the following:
- the cydB gene encoding cytochrome d ubiquinol oxidase subunit II; amino-acid sequence: MATFLGIDYQTWWFLLIGAVFTGYIILDGFDLGAGALHLFFNKEDSRRIALNAIGPVWDGNEVWIVIGGGSLFAGFPEVYASLLSAFYVPFMLFLTGIIFRAISIEFRSKEPMKWWRRMWDICYACSSSLIAFLLGVILGNVIQGINMGADHVFRGNVLDFVNPYSILMGITTLALMMMHGAIYLVMKTENRLYTKLTIMVRDTTIFFVIMILLTSFYTLLYLPHMAITMRRYPVMFVIPVMMVLAIANVTRQITKRKYLFAFISSAVTISLLMVLVAIELYPNMLLSKVNPAYHLTVYNASSSEKTLGIMLIFAAIGVPLVVGYTTFVFFTFKGKVKLDEMSY